The DNA region ACTGCTTGCTAACTACTTTTCACATGCTCCCATTCACAACAACATGTAGAGTTCAgatgttacagctgactcaataTGGGGATATATTTTTTAGTCAAATCATAATtcctattttttcaaattaattgagCTGCAGAAGTACCCTTGTTTGGGGATCACTGTACTACTCCATCTGTGGTGATATCAAAAACAAGCCCATGTACCAGTTACAccattaaaaatactgtatgatggcctgccactttttttttttttacccagtaACCTTTCACAAGCTAACTTTCATCACGCTCTCAAAGCAAGTCTCAGAAAAGCTGTGACATCACACTGATTGGATGGGAGGAAGTGGCTCCAAAATTGATGCCAGACCAGGATCAAAAGATTCCATATTTAGGCCTTAAAGGTTATAACATTGCCTACTGTTTCAGTGACTCACTGATTTCTGAACAACATCCTGAGCTACTGAATAGGTGATATTGATATTTCATGGCAGAGAGCCGCCACCAGCCAAGGAAGAACCTGTTGGCCTTCAGCAAATCTATTTTCCTTCATATTTCTCTCTACAGGAACAGTTTAAATCAGTTAAACACGAGAACGATGAGCTAAATAACACTTTGTAGTAATTGACATAAGTGGCAGTATAATGCTGTTTGTAAATAAATGCCAATCACCTCACCCTATGTGAGGAGTCTCTGTGTGACTGAATAAATCACAGAACTTAAACTGCACTCCAAAGAAAGACTTATTAAGCCTCTCCTCATGTGGCTGCCAGACAACAgtgattttgtcatttaattccATTGTGATTATCCCGTGCCTTGATTGTCAAAAGCTCAATACAAGATTGATTAGCTGTCCTTCATTATGGGAAGTCACTGGGTGCTAGTGATGCTAAAATGTTTTCTAAGCTTTGGCTTACAAATGCAAAATACCTTTTGAATGAGGAACACAGGTGCAATCAGTGCTCACCCAGTTGTTATATCTTGCACAGTGTCTCATTATAAAGCAAAGTTATCAGACCATGCAGCAATTAAATAGGTTCAGCAAATCCTACAAAGCCTGCTAACTGCAGTCATGGGTGATCCCGGGTGTACAGCTGACCGCTAGTGAGTGAGTACTGTTCAGTGCAATGAGGTTGATTGCAAGACTGCAAAGGATCAGTTTAATTAATTGTCATAGTGgttaaagtgtgttttacttGACTGTACACAAGAGCCTGTTTGCATTTCACAAGTGGATTCCGTAAGTGGATCTGTTAGTTACTGGTGGaaaatctttctctctctctatatatatataatgttcaCTTAAACAAGTTAAACAAGTGACACAAGCAGACAAAGTCATTGTATATTGTATTATCACTAGAATAGTAACATCACCACACGACACTTCTACACTGAATTCAGGTCATCTGACTCACATTGATGAAATATCTTTATAGGtgctttatttgacaacatGTCCCATGATCACTATCTAGGACAAAGACTTATTCAGGAGGGGTTCATCCATCATGAATGcgtgggttgtgtgtgtgtgtgtgagtgtgagtgtgagtgtgagtgtgagagagagagagagagagagagaggatagcTCAGCATTCACTTTGACTAATGTAGTAATGGGTAAACACCAACAGAGGTCACCTTTCTGCCTATTCTATGGCACCTTCAATCTTCACTGTGAGTGGTAAAAAAGGTGTGTGACCTTCTTAAATGTGGTGACATCTAAACCTCATTCATATTTGAGCAGCCAAGTTGACACAAACTCTGTTTAATTTACAGGAGCAACCTGGTGGTGTACTAACAGAAATTAGGTATATGCATACATTTACCCAGCTGTACTCATCACATCATTAAGCTGCTGCACTCTGCATTTGCTAATATCGatatttaaatactgtatataacaatatGGAAAGTGTATTCAAAAATAGATTTAATCAAACATCTGTCCAATCCAATGAGCATTCTTCCACTGTTGTGCTTTACATCataaaactcacaaaactttttttttgttttgaaatacaaTTTGGACAACataattttgtaaaattaaacaatgattGAATTAGTTtgctttaaatatataaatatatatatatatatatatatatatatatatatatatatatatatatatatatatatatatatatatatatatatattactatattttGAGAAGCAATTTTTAATCATATCATGCAAGTTTTCGTCTCCATTGTTTCCAATCACTGGTGTCACAACACCCAGCAACCTCAGAGGAGCTGAGGTGCTCTGATCTGATGGAGTGGAACAACATTTAATCAGATTCTAAGtccctgttgtgtttttgttttatttttttgcagatCTTAAGCCCCCCATCCACCGTTCTTTCCACTGACTTCACGCACCTGATCCCCATGACCTGAATGCAACAGAGAGGGTGTTGATCTGTTGATCTTACCCCCGGTGCCCCCCTCACTGCTACAGGCCAAACAAGATCAACTGGCCAGTAATGAGCCCCCAAATGTAAACCTGTGAATTTTTGAATGAGCTGAGCAACTTATCCTGACCTCTATACTGTGGATTAACAAATGTTTAGACATGACACAGCAGTTacttgttgtttatttttaacccaacttttacattacataaaaaaacaggaaatattcattttaatacTGAGTAATGGTCATTTGTCTTGTGTATGTACTCAGGCAGTTAGCGGTAACAGCTGGCACTCCCAGCATGACTACCACGTGTCAGGGGTCAAATTTGTGCCACCATCCCATTATGACACACTCTTTTAGACGCACACCcacagatgaacacacacacacacacacacacagacacacagtggtAGTCCCTCACGTGGGCTTGAGGTAGTTATAGAAGGCACTGAGTCCTCCTTGCAACACCTCCTGGATAGGTTTGAGGAGGGGGTTGTGGATAATATGAAGTCCTTTATCCAGCGGGTGGCAGGCCAACCTCCTAAGCCTGCTCAGTAGGTACATTTCTACCGGCACATTTTGCAGATCATTAAAGTCAACGTTGAGGAGTTCTAAAGACTCCAGGAAGCACAGTGTCTTAGGCAGTGTGTGGATACTGTTTCCCTCCACGATGAGGATCTTTAGGTTAACCAAGTCCTGGATCTGATCTGCAATGGTCTCCAGACGGTTACAAGCCAGGTGGAGAAAGACCAGGCCCTTCATGCTGTAGACGCAGGTGGGGATGTGAGCGATGCGGTTGTGGCTAAGGTTGAGTTTGGTCAGATTGTGCATGGTTGCCAAGCTGCCAGGGAGGCCTGTGATCTGGTTGTTGGCCAGGCTGAGCACTTCCAGGCAGGCGCAGGAGCCCAGCTCCTCTGGGACCTCGCTCAGGCGGTTACGACAGGCGAAGAGCACACGCAGCTTCTTCAGGAGGCCGATCTCGGGCGGGAGGCTGGACAGGTTGTTACCCCACAGGTTGAGGACCACCAGATTGTCCAGAGTGCCCAGGGCAGGGGGCAGAGAGCACAGGCAGTTCATGGACAAGTTTAGCTTCTGCAGTTCTCTGAGCTCCCACAGTCCAGTGGGGGTCCCATCAAGCCCCCGCATGGCCAGGCTGAGGGTGCTGTAGCCAAAGTGCACTGTAGTGTGTCTGCGGATCCTCTCAGCAGCTGACGACAGGCTGGGCTGCTCGTCTCTCGCAGCGCTCTTACTCGTTTGACTCACACTCACCTCATTCGGCTCCTTGTTGGATAAACTGCGAGATTGCTTCCCACCCATCGTCCTCGCAGTACTGTTGATTCTGTCGACTATAACAAGATGTCAGCATGCGATTAGCTGAATCGCCAGCATTGAGAACATTGCTAAGGATAATGGCTGCTGATTGATCTCCAGGGTTCTTGAATCAGCCACACACAACATGATCAGTTCTACAGGTTGTTGTAGAACTCCTGATGTTTGGCAGCAGTTACACTGAATCCTGAAAAATCTTAGTTTTTCTTAGTCGAGTTGCAGGCTGCTGTAACTGAGCACTATGGGGACTTGTGGTCTGCGTCTCCCTGACCAACTGCCTGTCGTACTGGATTTCATACCCCAGCTGGTCCTGTCACTTTCCAAGTCCACAGATAGCACCCTGCTCCAGTCCCCACCCACTACTGGGGATAGGATGCTGTGTGAGCTCAATCAGTTGAGGTCACTGCCATGGTCTCATAGCctaacacacagaaatacaccgGTGCTCACAAGCACTGTCACACTTTGTTCGTAACCATGTTTATTTTGTTAGCTACACCTGCTATCTTTTGtaagtatattatattttgcatttaaaataattcagaTATTTAACATACCATCTCTGGCTGATTTTCTTTTCGTCGCCCCTTGCGCCTTTTGTACATGATCTCTTATCTCAACTTAAATATGGCACCAAGCTGGCAGCCGTGAAAGCACTGAATCATCTCTCAAAAAAGTAACAGTTCTTAGAGGTATTAGTGGAACCTTATGCACAGACGTGCTGGTTTAATCTCAAGTGCAAAAGGACATGGAACATTCTGGTGCGTTCCTAGAAAACTCTACTGCTATTCAAAATCTCATTCATGTGGCCCAGAGGGGAGAATCTCTCTTTATGtaaaagcatttacatttttgaatttgTCTTTCACCCCAGCAACTTACACAATGAGGTAAAAAGTTCTTAATGTGTTTTCTCTAGAGAGTTCTTTAAGTATCTTCATAGCATTCACTGAAAGCTATTTGTCCCACTTCCTTTCAcaatgtcaaattaaaaaaaggattcaaacattataattttccaGTATTTACCCTGAGTTGTGT from Siniperca chuatsi isolate FFG_IHB_CAS linkage group LG13, ASM2008510v1, whole genome shotgun sequence includes:
- the LOC122886768 gene encoding leucine-rich repeat-containing protein 30-like; this encodes MGGKQSRSLSNKEPNEVSVSQTSKSAARDEQPSLSSAAERIRRHTTVHFGYSTLSLAMRGLDGTPTGLWELRELQKLNLSMNCLCSLPPALGTLDNLVVLNLWGNNLSSLPPEIGLLKKLRVLFACRNRLSEVPEELGSCACLEVLSLANNQITGLPGSLATMHNLTKLNLSHNRIAHIPTCVYSMKGLVFLHLACNRLETIADQIQDLVNLKILIVEGNSIHTLPKTLCFLESLELLNVDFNDLQNVPVEMYLLSRLRRLACHPLDKGLHIIHNPLLKPIQEVLQGGLSAFYNYLKPT